From one Neovison vison isolate M4711 chromosome 1, ASM_NN_V1, whole genome shotgun sequence genomic stretch:
- the LOC122900314 gene encoding putative olfactory receptor 2B8, whose amino-acid sequence MEQKNGSAFTGFILFGFSDQPQLELVLFVVLLIFYLFTLLGNTTIIALSHLDPHLQTPMYFFLSNLSFLDLCYTTSTVPQLLVHLRTTDKSISFGGCVVQLFLSLGLGGTECILLGVMAFDRYAAICKPLQYTMIMHPRLCALMASASWFIVFANSSLETVLIFLIPLCGRNKIDHFFCEVPPLLKLACVDTTVYESEIFFSSMIFLIIPLALITFSYGWIVRAVLRIKSASGQKKAFGTCGSHITVVSLFYGTAIYAYLQPSNNYSQDQGKFVSLFYTIITPMVNPIIYTLRNKDMMGAIKKVLLRAHDSR is encoded by the coding sequence ATGGAACAGAAGAATGGCAGCGCTTTCACTGGGTTTATACTGTTCGGTTTCTCTGACCAACCTCAACTGGAGCTAGTCCTCTTTGTGGTTCTCCTGATCTTCTATCTGTTCACTCTGCTGGGAAACACCACCATCATTGCCTTGTCCCACCTTGACCCACATCTTCAGACTCCTATGTACTTTTTCCTCTCCAATCTAAGCTTCCTGGACCTGTGTTACACGACCAGCACTGTCCCTCAGCTCCTGGTTCATCTCAGGACAACAGACAAGTCTATCTCATTTGGTGGCTGTGTAGTTCAGCTGTTCCTCTCGCTAGGTTTAGGAGGTACAGAATGCATTCTGTTAGGCGTCATGGCGTTTGACCGCTatgcagccatctgcaagcccctGCAGTACACCATGATCATGCACCCCCGTCTCTGTGCCCTCATGGCTTCTGCATCATGGTTCATTGTTTTTGCCAACTCCTCATTGGAGACAGTGCTTATCTTCCTCATACCACTTTgtgggagaaataaaatagacCACTTCTTTTGTGAGGTCCCCCCACTGCTCAAGCTTGCCTGTGTTGATACTACTGTATATGAGTCTGAGATCTTCTTTTCCAGCATGATCTTTCTTATCATACCTCTGGCATTAATCACCTTTTCCTATGGTTGGATTGTTAGGGCAGTCTTAAGAATAAAGTCAGCCTCAgggcagaaaaaagcatttggcacATGTGGGTCCCACATCACAGTGGTCTCCCTGTTCTATGGCACGGCCATCTATGCTTACCTCCAGCCCAGCAACAACTACTCCCAGGATCAGGGCAAGTTTGTTTCTCTGTTCTACACCATCATCACGCCCATGGTCAACCCCATCATATATACACTGAGGAACAAGGATATGATGGGAGCAATAAAAAAGGTGCTATTGAGAGCACATGACTCTAGATGA